A genomic region of Alligator mississippiensis isolate rAllMis1 chromosome 4, rAllMis1, whole genome shotgun sequence contains the following coding sequences:
- the TEF gene encoding thyrotroph embryonic factor isoform X1, with translation MRVFLPAAASGVSESPRELSQPASLARPAGSMPGRAAHQEAAAGSAGAATQPERGLAGAFPLVLKKLMENPPRDARLDKEKKEKLEEDEAAAASTMAVSASLMPPIWDKTIPYDGESFHLEYMDLDEFLLENGIPSSPNHLDLNQNPLLPVAELEGKEGASASAASPSSSSSTAVFQQSEAASSTEAPPQNERDTPSPIDPDCVEVEVNFNPDPADLVLSSVPGGELFNPRKHKFTEEDLKPQPMIKKAKKVFVPDEQKDEKYWTRRKKNNVAAKRSRDARRLKENQITIRAAFLEKENTALRTEVAELRKEVGRCKNIVSKYEIRYGPFDLSDSE, from the exons ATGCGCGTTTTCctgcccgccgccgcctccggtgtGTCGGAGAGTCCCCGGGAGCTGTCGCAGCCCGCCTCGCTCGCCCGCCCCGCGGGGAGCATGCCCGGCCGCGCCGCGCACCAGGAGGCAGCCGCGGGGAGCGCCGGGGCCGCTACGCAGCCGGAGCGGGGCCTGGCCGGCGCCTTCCCACTGGTGCTgaagaagctgatggagaaccCGCCGCGGGACGCCCGGCTCG ataaagagaaaaaggaaaaacttgaggaggatgaagcagcagctgccagcactaTGGCAGTCTCTGCCTCCCTTATGCCTCCCATCTGGGACAAAACTATCCCTTATGATGGGGAGTCTTTCCACCTGGAGTACATGGATCTCGATGAGTTTCTCCTGGAGAATGgtattccttccagccctaaccaTCTGGATTTGAACCAGAACCCCCTCTTGCCTGTGGCTGAGCTGGAAGGAAAAGAGGGTGCCAGTGCATCTGCTGCCTCACCATCATCCTCTTCTTCCACTGCAGTTTTCCAACAGTCGGAAGCAGCCTCTAGTACAG AGGCCCCTCCACAGAATGAAAGAGATACGCCCAGTCCCATTGATCCAGACTGTGTTGAGGTTGAGGTGAATTTTAACCCTGATCCTGCTGACTTAGTGCTTTCCAGTGTGCCTGGTGGTGAGCTCTTCAACCCCCGCAAGCACAAGTTTACCGAAGAGGACCTGAAACCACAGCCTATGATTAAAAAGGCCAAGAAGGTTTTTGTTCCAGATGAACAAAAG GATGAAAAATATTGGACGAGGCGGAAGAAGAACAACGTGGCAGCAAAGCGATCCCGTGATGCTCGGCGGCTGAAAGAGAACCAGATCACAATCCGAGCAGCCTTTCTGGAGAAAGAGAATACAGCTTTGAGGACGGAGGTGGCAGAACTGCGCAAGGAAGTGGGGAGATGCAAGAACATTGTCTCTAAATATGAAATCAGATATGGACCCTT TGACTTATCTGATTCCGAGTGA
- the TEF gene encoding thyrotroph embryonic factor isoform X2: MRVFLPAAASGVSESPRELSQPASLARPAGSMPGRAAHQEAAAGSAGAATQPERGLAGAFPLVLKKLMENPPRDARLDKEKKEKLEEDEAAAASTMAVSASLMPPIWDKTIPYDGESFHLEYMDLDEFLLENGIPSSPNHLDLNQNPLLPVAELEGKEGASASAASPSSSSSTAVFQQSEAASSTEAPPQNERDTPSPIDPDCVEVEVNFNPDPADLVLSSVPGGELFNPRKHKFTEEDLKPQPMIKKAKKVFVPDEQKDEKYWTRRKKNNVAAKRSRDARRLKENQITIRAAFLEKENTALRTEVAELRKEVGRCKNIVSKYEIRYGPL; the protein is encoded by the exons ATGCGCGTTTTCctgcccgccgccgcctccggtgtGTCGGAGAGTCCCCGGGAGCTGTCGCAGCCCGCCTCGCTCGCCCGCCCCGCGGGGAGCATGCCCGGCCGCGCCGCGCACCAGGAGGCAGCCGCGGGGAGCGCCGGGGCCGCTACGCAGCCGGAGCGGGGCCTGGCCGGCGCCTTCCCACTGGTGCTgaagaagctgatggagaaccCGCCGCGGGACGCCCGGCTCG ataaagagaaaaaggaaaaacttgaggaggatgaagcagcagctgccagcactaTGGCAGTCTCTGCCTCCCTTATGCCTCCCATCTGGGACAAAACTATCCCTTATGATGGGGAGTCTTTCCACCTGGAGTACATGGATCTCGATGAGTTTCTCCTGGAGAATGgtattccttccagccctaaccaTCTGGATTTGAACCAGAACCCCCTCTTGCCTGTGGCTGAGCTGGAAGGAAAAGAGGGTGCCAGTGCATCTGCTGCCTCACCATCATCCTCTTCTTCCACTGCAGTTTTCCAACAGTCGGAAGCAGCCTCTAGTACAG AGGCCCCTCCACAGAATGAAAGAGATACGCCCAGTCCCATTGATCCAGACTGTGTTGAGGTTGAGGTGAATTTTAACCCTGATCCTGCTGACTTAGTGCTTTCCAGTGTGCCTGGTGGTGAGCTCTTCAACCCCCGCAAGCACAAGTTTACCGAAGAGGACCTGAAACCACAGCCTATGATTAAAAAGGCCAAGAAGGTTTTTGTTCCAGATGAACAAAAG GATGAAAAATATTGGACGAGGCGGAAGAAGAACAACGTGGCAGCAAAGCGATCCCGTGATGCTCGGCGGCTGAAAGAGAACCAGATCACAATCCGAGCAGCCTTTCTGGAGAAAGAGAATACAGCTTTGAGGACGGAGGTGGCAGAACTGCGCAAGGAAGTGGGGAGATGCAAGAACATTGTCTCTAAATATGAAATCAGATATGGACCCTTGTAA